From Rhodospirillaceae bacterium, the proteins below share one genomic window:
- a CDS encoding carboxymuconolactone decarboxylase family protein has protein sequence MDQDLFETGLAQRRATLGAEYVQKALDNADDFTRPFQEAMTAWCWGFGWGDDAIDPKTRSLMNLAMIGALGKMTEWETHCRGALGNGVTREQIRAACHVVGIYCGVPQALECFRVARKVLEEKGEL, from the coding sequence ATGGATCAGGATCTGTTCGAGACCGGCCTGGCGCAGCGCCGGGCGACCCTCGGCGCGGAGTATGTGCAGAAAGCGCTGGACAATGCCGACGATTTCACCCGGCCGTTCCAGGAGGCGATGACCGCCTGGTGCTGGGGCTTCGGCTGGGGCGACGACGCTATCGACCCCAAGACCCGCTCGCTGATGAACCTCGCCATGATCGGCGCGCTCGGCAAGATGACCGAGTGGGAGACCCATTGCCGGGGCGCGCTCGGCAACGGCGTCACCAGGGAGCAGATCCGCGCGGCGTGCCACGTCGTCGGCATTTATTGCGGCGTGCCCCAGGCCCTCGAATGCTTCCGCGTCGCCCGCAAGGTGCTGGAGGAAAAGGGCGAACTGTAA
- a CDS encoding Fic family protein translates to MLETPGRIEPCLFEEHIPAELADLAVEVERAAHGLGTGLHPGSAAELAGLVRLMNCYYSNLIEGHNTRPHDIERALAGAELDEETRPLALEARAHVIVQQRIDEVHLAGELPSPTSVAFLAWIHGAFYGEMPEEFRFVEHPDGRREEIVPGRMRRDGDAEVAVGRHRPPSSDRVPDFMAYFERRFGSAEGSASGRIIAIAAAHHRLNYIHPFPDGNGRVSRLMSHAMALNAGIGAQGLWSISRGLARGLEDRGEYRRMMDHADSERRGDRDGRGNLSEAALREFSIWFLKVMLDQIAFSTKLFDLAGLERRYRRLVADVVDDRRAPALAAAVLHNGELERGRAGIALDTSERTARNTLRKLVEAGFLASASPKTPVRPSFPLDYRERLFPNLFADIDPS, encoded by the coding sequence ATGCTCGAAACACCCGGCAGGATCGAACCGTGCCTGTTCGAGGAGCATATTCCGGCCGAACTGGCCGACCTCGCGGTAGAGGTCGAACGGGCCGCGCACGGCCTGGGAACCGGCCTGCATCCGGGCAGCGCCGCGGAACTGGCCGGCCTCGTGCGGCTGATGAACTGCTATTATTCCAACCTGATCGAAGGCCACAACACCCGGCCGCACGATATCGAACGCGCCCTTGCCGGCGCCGAACTCGACGAAGAAACCCGCCCTCTGGCGCTCGAAGCGCGCGCCCACGTCATCGTCCAGCAACGGATAGACGAGGTGCACCTGGCGGGAGAGCTGCCATCGCCGACCTCGGTGGCGTTTCTCGCCTGGATCCACGGGGCATTCTACGGGGAGATGCCGGAAGAATTCCGGTTCGTCGAACACCCGGACGGCCGGCGAGAGGAGATCGTGCCGGGCCGCATGCGCCGGGACGGCGACGCAGAGGTTGCGGTCGGCCGGCACCGGCCGCCCTCGTCCGACCGCGTCCCGGACTTCATGGCGTATTTCGAGCGGCGTTTCGGGTCCGCCGAGGGGTCGGCCAGCGGCCGGATCATCGCGATCGCCGCGGCGCATCATCGGTTGAACTACATCCACCCCTTTCCGGACGGGAACGGGCGTGTCAGCCGCCTGATGTCGCACGCCATGGCACTGAACGCGGGGATCGGCGCCCAGGGCCTGTGGTCGATTTCGCGCGGGCTGGCCCGCGGTCTCGAAGACCGGGGCGAGTACAGGCGGATGATGGATCATGCCGACAGCGAACGCCGGGGCGACCGCGACGGGCGCGGCAACCTCTCCGAAGCGGCGCTTCGGGAATTTAGCATCTGGTTCCTGAAGGTGATGCTCGACCAGATCGCCTTTTCGACGAAGCTCTTCGATCTGGCCGGGCTGGAGCGTCGGTATCGCCGCCTTGTCGCGGACGTCGTCGACGACAGGCGGGCGCCGGCCCTCGCGGCTGCCGTGCTGCACAACGGCGAACTGGAGCGGGGTCGGGCGGGCATCGCCCTCGACACCTCGGAGCGAACAGCCCGGAATACGCTGCGGAAACTCGTCGAGGCCGGATTTCTGGCCTCTGCATCGCCGAAGACGCCGGTGCGCCCGTCGTTCCCGCTCGACTATCGCGAGCGGCTATTCCCGAACCTGTTTGCAGATATCGATCCATCGTAG
- a CDS encoding 5-carboxymethyl-2-hydroxymuconate Delta-isomerase → MPHFRIEYSRNLEEALDLPELFERLTGVAAGTGVFPLAGIRCRALPRDSYRVADGHPDNGFVHVELRVGAGRDIRTLRGAGEAVFAALNDHMAGLLARRPVALSFEIAEIHPDLNFKAGTIRDHMKARAETAEAAE, encoded by the coding sequence ATGCCGCATTTCCGGATCGAGTATTCGCGCAATCTGGAAGAGGCCCTGGACCTGCCGGAACTGTTCGAACGGCTGACCGGGGTTGCGGCCGGCACCGGCGTGTTCCCGCTGGCCGGCATCCGCTGCCGGGCGCTGCCGCGGGACTCCTACCGGGTCGCCGACGGCCATCCGGACAACGGCTTCGTCCATGTCGAGTTGCGGGTCGGCGCCGGGCGGGACATTCGGACTTTGCGCGGCGCCGGAGAAGCGGTTTTCGCCGCCCTCAACGATCATATGGCGGGCCTACTGGCGCGCCGGCCGGTTGCCCTTTCCTTCGAAATCGCCGAGATTCATCCGGACCTGAACTTCAAGGCCGGCACGATTCGGGACCATATGAAAGCGCGGGCGGAAACCGCGGAGGCGGCCGAATGA
- a CDS encoding FAD binding domain-containing protein: protein MYEVAQSGLIATSYRDIPPFPVIAPESVDEAVAAMADAEGPVPYAGGTDLCGAVREGKPIGTLIWLKRLGELRGVRVEGDTLSIGALTTHAEGAASDATAAIPGLAEAWSKLGKMRIRLSGTAGGNLMARHTRYELSILLTALGGTARFVSGEGAAGLTSAEIWDRAEPPRSLLTRLSIPLATDLRLDYDRSLRPLMTQALATWRDGAGKPCGRAVIATEYLRPVALDLDLAGTGAGTGAKAIAAAAFEALPTDFADPASGNAWLRRAGAAILARQLSRMEAARA from the coding sequence ATGTATGAAGTCGCCCAGTCCGGGCTGATCGCCACTTCCTACCGGGACATCCCGCCCTTTCCGGTGATCGCCCCGGAAAGCGTGGACGAGGCGGTCGCGGCGATGGCCGACGCAGAGGGGCCGGTACCCTATGCCGGCGGCACGGACCTTTGCGGCGCGGTGCGCGAGGGCAAGCCGATCGGCACGCTGATCTGGCTGAAGCGGCTCGGCGAACTGCGCGGCGTGCGCGTCGAGGGAGACACGCTGTCCATCGGCGCGCTGACGACCCACGCGGAAGGAGCGGCGTCGGACGCGACGGCGGCGATTCCGGGCCTGGCCGAGGCCTGGTCGAAGCTCGGCAAAATGCGCATCCGCCTGAGCGGCACCGCCGGCGGCAACCTGATGGCGCGCCACACCCGCTATGAATTGTCGATCCTGCTGACCGCACTCGGCGGCACGGCGCGCTTCGTTTCGGGCGAGGGCGCGGCCGGGCTGACATCGGCGGAAATCTGGGACCGGGCGGAGCCGCCGCGGTCGCTGCTGACGCGCCTGTCGATCCCGCTCGCCACGGATCTGCGGCTCGATTACGACCGCTCTCTGCGCCCGCTGATGACCCAGGCGCTCGCTACGTGGCGCGACGGCGCCGGCAAGCCGTGCGGCCGGGCCGTCATCGCCACCGAATATCTGCGGCCGGTCGCGCTTGATCTCGACCTGGCAGGGACGGGAGCCGGGACGGGCGCCAAGGCCATCGCAGCAGCGGCGTTCGAGGCTCTGCCGACCGATTTCGCCGACCCGGCGAGCGGTAACGCCTGGCTGCGCCGGGCCGGTGCTGCGATCCTTGCCCGGCAACTTAGCCGGATGGAGGCGGCCCGTGCCTGA
- the hpaR gene encoding homoprotocatechuate degradation operon regulator HpaR, producing the protein MNGDGLPDPPMRDFSRSLPMALLRAREAVMDRFRPSLRDFGITEQQWRVLRALHDRGEVETGALAHLCCLLTPSLSRILKHLESTGLVSRRPAPSDQRRTLVAISPEGRALLERRAPYSEAQYRAIEDAFGKDRVDALYETLENLHDALEKEKS; encoded by the coding sequence ATGAACGGCGACGGTCTTCCCGATCCGCCGATGCGGGATTTTTCCCGCTCGCTGCCGATGGCGCTGCTCAGGGCGCGCGAAGCGGTGATGGACCGGTTCCGGCCGTCGCTGCGCGATTTCGGCATTACGGAGCAGCAATGGCGGGTGCTGCGCGCCCTCCATGACCGCGGCGAGGTCGAGACCGGCGCGCTGGCCCACCTGTGCTGCCTGCTGACCCCCAGCCTCAGCCGCATCCTGAAGCATCTTGAATCGACCGGTCTGGTCTCGCGCCGCCCCGCGCCGTCCGACCAGCGCAGGACTCTTGTCGCCATTTCGCCGGAAGGCCGCGCGCTGCTCGAACGTCGGGCGCCGTATTCGGAAGCCCAGTACCGCGCCATCGAGGACGCGTTCGGCAAGGACCGGGTCGACGCCCTGTACGAGACGCTCGAAAACCTGCACGACGCGCTGGAAAAGGAAAAATCGTGA
- a CDS encoding isovaleryl-CoA dehydrogenase, which yields MIPNQLPSLNFDLGETADMIRDSVMTFASDHVAPLAAEIDRTDSFPRHLWPMMGDLGLHGITVEEEYGGAGMGYLEHAVAVEEVSRASGSVGLSYGAHSNLCVNQIRRCANEEQKRRYLPKLISGEHVGALAMSEPGAGSDVVSMRTRADRKGDRFVLNGSKMWITNFEEADTLVVYAKTDPEAGPRGITAFLIEKGFAGFSTSQKLDKLGMRGSPTGELVFQDCEVPEENVVGEVNEGVHVLMSGLDYERAVLAAGALGIMQACMDVVVPYIHERKQFGRPIGEFQLMQGKIADMYTTMNASKAYVYSVAKACDRGETTRKDAAGAILYAAEKATWMALEAVQALGGNGYINEYPTGRLLRDAKLYEIGAGTSEIRRMLIGRELFEETA from the coding sequence ATGATCCCGAACCAGCTTCCCTCGCTGAATTTCGACCTCGGCGAAACCGCAGACATGATCCGCGACTCGGTGATGACCTTTGCGTCGGACCATGTCGCGCCGCTGGCGGCGGAGATTGACCGCACCGACAGCTTTCCGCGCCATCTGTGGCCGATGATGGGCGATCTGGGCCTGCACGGCATCACGGTGGAGGAGGAATACGGCGGCGCGGGCATGGGCTATCTCGAACATGCCGTGGCGGTCGAGGAAGTCAGCCGCGCCTCGGGTTCCGTGGGCCTGAGCTACGGTGCCCATTCCAACCTGTGCGTCAACCAGATACGGCGCTGCGCCAACGAGGAGCAGAAGCGCCGTTACCTGCCGAAACTGATCTCCGGCGAGCATGTCGGCGCGCTCGCCATGTCGGAGCCGGGCGCGGGCTCGGACGTGGTCTCGATGCGCACCCGCGCCGACCGCAAGGGCGACCGCTTCGTGCTCAACGGCTCGAAAATGTGGATCACCAATTTCGAGGAGGCCGACACGCTGGTCGTCTACGCCAAGACCGACCCGGAGGCCGGCCCGCGCGGCATCACCGCCTTCCTGATCGAGAAGGGCTTCGCGGGATTCTCGACCTCCCAGAAGCTCGACAAGCTCGGCATGCGCGGCTCGCCGACCGGCGAACTCGTCTTCCAGGACTGCGAGGTGCCGGAGGAGAATGTCGTCGGCGAGGTCAACGAGGGCGTCCACGTCCTGATGTCGGGCCTGGACTATGAGCGCGCCGTGCTCGCCGCCGGGGCGCTCGGCATCATGCAGGCCTGCATGGATGTCGTCGTGCCCTACATCCACGAGCGCAAGCAGTTCGGCCGGCCGATCGGCGAGTTCCAGCTCATGCAGGGCAAGATTGCCGACATGTACACGACGATGAATGCGTCCAAGGCTTACGTCTATTCCGTGGCGAAGGCCTGCGACCGCGGCGAGACCACCCGCAAGGATGCCGCCGGCGCCATCCTCTACGCCGCGGAGAAGGCGACCTGGATGGCGCTGGAGGCGGTCCAGGCCCTAGGCGGCAACGGCTATATCAACGAATACCCGACCGGCCGCCTGCTGCGCGACGCCAAGCTCTACGAGATCGGCGCCGGCACCAGCGAGATCCGCCGCATGCTGATCGGCCGGGAGCTGTTCGAGGAGACGGCGTAG
- a CDS encoding (2Fe-2S)-binding protein — protein sequence MPDRLDPRFDVSFTLNGAPVDAATTTSTTLADLLRERRDGRGTRLACERAVCGACTVLVDDVPRASCSVFAFEVAGSAVNTIEGLADDGELSPVQAAFADNSAFQCGFCTAGMILLTEALLACDPDPDEATIRDWISSNICRCTGYSLILEAVRDAARRKRETAP from the coding sequence GTGCCTGACCGCCTCGACCCCCGCTTCGACGTCTCCTTCACCCTGAACGGGGCGCCGGTCGATGCCGCGACGACCACGTCGACCACCTTGGCCGACCTGCTGCGCGAACGGCGGGACGGGCGCGGCACCAGGCTGGCCTGCGAACGCGCGGTGTGCGGCGCCTGCACGGTCCTGGTCGACGATGTGCCGCGCGCAAGCTGTTCGGTCTTTGCCTTCGAGGTCGCGGGCAGTGCGGTCAACACCATCGAAGGACTGGCCGACGATGGCGAATTGAGCCCCGTGCAGGCCGCCTTCGCCGACAACTCTGCCTTTCAGTGCGGCTTCTGCACCGCCGGCATGATCCTGCTCACCGAGGCGCTGCTCGCCTGCGATCCGGACCCGGACGAGGCGACGATTCGCGACTGGATCAGCTCCAACATTTGCCGCTGCACGGGCTACAGCCTGATCCTGGAGGCGGTGCGCGACGCCGCGCGGCGTAAACGGGAGACGGCCCCATGA
- a CDS encoding fumarylacetoacetate hydrolase family protein, with product MKLLSFRADGRDRWGAADGAGAIDLGARLGRYPDLLSLLRAEALAEAEKAARGAPADYALEDIAFLPPIPDPDKTVCIGVNYANRDDEYVDRSAQAKYPNVFMRTPGSLTGHGQPVLRPPESEQFDYEGEIAIVIGKPGRRIPQDRAEDHIAGLTCINEGSVRDWMRHGKFNITQGKNFEQSGAAGPWMVTADEFDGYDDLRVTTRVNGEVRQDDTTANMIFGFRYLIAYVSAFTALKPGDVISTGTPTGAGAFFDPPKWLVPGDMVEVEAAGIGTLANRVADDESPPARFGG from the coding sequence TTGAAACTTTTGAGCTTTCGTGCCGACGGGCGGGACCGGTGGGGCGCGGCCGACGGCGCCGGCGCAATCGATCTCGGCGCACGTCTGGGCCGCTATCCCGATCTATTGTCCCTGTTGCGCGCCGAAGCGCTGGCCGAGGCCGAAAAGGCCGCCCGCGGCGCGCCAGCGGACTATGCGCTGGAGGATATCGCCTTCCTGCCGCCAATTCCCGACCCGGACAAGACGGTGTGCATCGGCGTGAACTACGCAAACCGGGACGACGAATATGTCGACAGGTCGGCGCAGGCGAAATATCCCAACGTCTTCATGCGCACGCCGGGGTCGCTGACCGGTCACGGCCAGCCGGTCCTGCGGCCGCCGGAATCCGAACAGTTCGACTATGAGGGCGAGATCGCCATCGTCATCGGCAAGCCGGGCCGGCGCATTCCGCAGGACCGGGCCGAAGACCATATCGCCGGCCTGACCTGCATCAACGAAGGTTCGGTCCGCGACTGGATGCGCCACGGCAAGTTCAACATCACCCAAGGCAAGAATTTTGAGCAATCCGGCGCCGCCGGCCCCTGGATGGTGACGGCCGACGAATTCGACGGTTATGACGATCTGCGCGTCACGACGCGGGTGAACGGCGAGGTCCGGCAGGACGATACCACCGCCAACATGATCTTCGGCTTCCGCTATCTGATCGCCTACGTTTCGGCCTTCACGGCGCTGAAACCGGGCGACGTGATTTCCACCGGCACGCCGACCGGCGCCGGCGCCTTCTTCGACCCGCCGAAATGGCTGGTGCCCGGAGACATGGTGGAGGTCGAGGCGGCGGGCATCGGCACCCTTGCCAACAGGGTCGCGGACGACGAGAGTCCGCCCGCCCGGTTCGGCGGATGA
- a CDS encoding xanthine dehydrogenase family protein molybdopterin-binding subunit produces the protein MTELPLRNIGRTDRRVDAAEKVSGRAAYTTDIDLPGMLHAKVLRSPHGHARIRSIDASAARAMPGVHAVLTRNETAAIPMPVYGYFIKDQPIVATDKVRYEGDIVAAVAAEDEGTANRALAAIRVEYEPLPAVTDIERASDPDAPELFEEPPIGIVPKYGTGASGELRPRKNVCYRFSYETGPADAFAECDHVFEDVFHFSRMHHFHLEPFVCVADWAHEDRIELWTSCQNPFPVRKEIARIFGIAENRITVRVPYIGGGFGSKNGCKTEPVALALSRLAGRPVRFCLTLEEGFLTNTQHAAILKVKTGVMADGTLVARESEILLDSGAYSDGSPLVAEKAGYRIPGPYRYRHIKTDCYCVMTNTAPAGPFRGFGGTQTSWACESQIDMIAHRLGIDPYEMRRKNLIDLGEPFVPGESGMDSDLREGLDLVVRELGYRRRGELRDDGPVKRGMGLAIGFKDGGGVNKPALARVKVSTNGDIFLQCGTAEIGQGAHTALSAVVAERLGADRSRVRYMPVDTDHSPFDQGTNASSAISVMGQAVDRAALAARRQILDFAADMLDCPAEELNLQDWEIRRGNEAHPLAPMVMGHFGGTGWEFVGEGFHKAENSHAAPLEAPCVFWEIGWGGAQVAVDTETGLVTVEKLFVTGDAGRAIHPLACRGQDEGAALMGLSQALFERMIYDGPRLVNGDALTYRVPLADDLPADFRSVTQEQGHGPGPFGAKGMGEGGMLPVASAIANAIYDAVGVRLTELPLTPERVLAALADKEDV, from the coding sequence ATGACCGAATTGCCGCTGCGCAATATCGGCCGGACGGACCGGCGCGTCGACGCCGCCGAGAAGGTGTCGGGCCGGGCGGCCTACACGACCGATATCGACCTGCCGGGCATGCTGCACGCGAAGGTGTTGCGCAGCCCGCACGGCCACGCCCGCATCCGGTCAATCGACGCTTCGGCGGCGCGCGCCATGCCGGGGGTCCACGCCGTGCTGACCCGGAACGAGACCGCGGCGATCCCGATGCCGGTCTACGGCTATTTCATCAAGGACCAGCCGATCGTCGCGACCGACAAGGTGCGCTACGAGGGCGACATCGTCGCCGCCGTCGCCGCCGAAGACGAGGGCACGGCCAACCGGGCGCTCGCGGCGATCCGCGTCGAGTACGAGCCGTTGCCCGCCGTCACCGATATCGAACGCGCCTCGGACCCCGACGCCCCGGAACTGTTCGAGGAACCGCCCATCGGCATCGTACCGAAATACGGTACCGGCGCCTCGGGCGAACTGCGGCCGCGCAAGAACGTCTGCTACCGCTTCTCCTACGAGACCGGCCCCGCCGACGCCTTCGCCGAATGCGATCACGTCTTCGAGGACGTGTTCCATTTCTCGCGCATGCACCACTTCCACCTGGAGCCCTTCGTCTGCGTCGCCGACTGGGCGCACGAGGACCGGATCGAGCTGTGGACGAGCTGCCAGAACCCGTTTCCCGTACGCAAGGAGATCGCCCGCATCTTCGGCATCGCCGAGAACCGGATCACGGTGCGCGTGCCTTATATCGGCGGCGGCTTCGGCAGCAAGAACGGCTGCAAGACCGAGCCGGTGGCGCTCGCCCTCTCCCGCCTCGCCGGACGGCCGGTGCGCTTCTGCCTGACCCTGGAGGAAGGCTTCCTCACCAACACCCAGCACGCCGCGATCCTGAAGGTGAAGACCGGCGTCATGGCGGACGGCACGCTGGTCGCCCGGGAAAGCGAGATCCTGCTCGATTCCGGCGCCTATTCCGACGGCAGCCCGCTGGTCGCCGAGAAGGCCGGCTACCGCATTCCCGGCCCCTACCGCTACCGGCATATCAAGACCGACTGCTACTGCGTGATGACCAACACGGCGCCGGCCGGCCCGTTCCGCGGCTTCGGCGGCACCCAGACCAGCTGGGCCTGCGAATCCCAGATCGACATGATCGCGCATCGGCTCGGCATCGACCCGTATGAGATGCGGCGGAAGAACCTGATCGACCTGGGCGAGCCCTTCGTGCCCGGCGAGAGCGGCATGGACAGCGACCTGCGCGAAGGCCTCGACCTGGTCGTGCGCGAACTGGGCTACCGCCGGCGGGGCGAATTGCGAGACGACGGACCGGTCAAGCGGGGCATGGGCCTCGCCATCGGCTTCAAGGACGGCGGCGGGGTCAACAAGCCGGCGCTCGCCCGGGTCAAGGTCTCGACCAACGGCGACATCTTCCTGCAATGCGGCACCGCCGAGATCGGCCAGGGCGCGCACACGGCGCTTTCCGCCGTGGTCGCCGAACGTCTCGGCGCCGACCGTTCCCGGGTCCGCTACATGCCGGTCGATACCGACCACTCGCCCTTCGACCAGGGCACCAACGCCAGTTCGGCGATCTCGGTGATGGGCCAGGCGGTCGACCGGGCGGCGCTGGCCGCGCGCCGGCAGATCCTCGATTTCGCCGCGGACATGCTGGACTGCCCGGCCGAAGAGTTGAATTTGCAGGACTGGGAAATCCGCCGGGGCAACGAGGCCCATCCGCTCGCGCCGATGGTCATGGGCCATTTCGGCGGCACCGGCTGGGAATTCGTCGGCGAGGGTTTCCACAAGGCGGAGAACAGCCACGCCGCACCGCTCGAAGCGCCCTGCGTGTTCTGGGAGATCGGCTGGGGCGGCGCCCAGGTCGCCGTCGATACCGAGACCGGCCTGGTCACGGTCGAGAAGCTGTTCGTGACCGGCGATGCCGGCCGTGCGATCCATCCCCTGGCCTGCCGCGGCCAGGACGAGGGCGCCGCCCTGATGGGCCTGTCCCAGGCCCTGTTCGAGCGCATGATCTACGACGGCCCGCGGCTGGTGAACGGCGACGCGCTGACCTATCGGGTGCCGCTCGCCGACGACCTGCCGGCGGATTTCCGCTCCGTCACCCAGGAACAGGGCCACGGGCCCGGCCCGTTCGGCGCCAAGGGCATGGGCGAAGGCGGCATGCTGCCGGTCGCCAGTGCGATCGCCAACGCGATCTACGACGCCGTCGGCGTCCGCCTGACCGAACTGCCGCTCACGCCGGAACGGGTTCTGGCCGCGCTGGCGGACAAAGAGGACGTGTAA
- a CDS encoding sodium:alanine symporter family protein has product MDRINSIIDSINAFAWGPPMLGILGVTGLLLTLGLVFMPWRKVGYGFRLLFDKNQAVGEGEVKPFNALMTALSATVGTGNIAGVATAIALGGPGAIFYMWLIALFGMATKYAEAVCAVTYREVDATGKYVGGPMYYLRNGVGEFAPELGKWLGIAFAVFGAVAAFGIGNAVQVNSMAAVLIDSFGVPTWVTGVVVAALVGIVVIGGIRRIGDVAGKLVPAMIVLYLGAALLILAINVTAIPDAIGMIFTYAFTPAAATGGFAGAAVAAAIRFGIARGVFSNEAGLGSAAIAHAAAQTNSPVRQGLIAMLGTFIDTIIVCTMTALVILTSGAWTMTGSDGGGLTGAVLTSTGFQASIAGGQYIVTIALAVFAFTTILGWSYYGERCWQYLFREKSLFIYRGLWVAAALAFANVKVDLVWNLSDTLNGLMAIPNLIGLLLLAPMVFKVTREYFDDIGKPLG; this is encoded by the coding sequence ATGGACCGGATTAACTCAATCATCGATTCCATCAACGCCTTCGCCTGGGGCCCGCCGATGCTCGGCATCCTCGGCGTGACCGGGCTGCTGCTGACGCTGGGCCTGGTGTTCATGCCGTGGCGGAAGGTCGGCTATGGCTTCCGGCTGCTGTTCGACAAGAACCAGGCAGTCGGAGAGGGTGAGGTCAAGCCCTTCAACGCGCTGATGACGGCGCTGTCCGCGACCGTCGGAACGGGGAATATCGCCGGCGTCGCCACTGCGATTGCATTGGGCGGACCGGGCGCCATCTTCTACATGTGGCTGATCGCGCTGTTCGGCATGGCCACAAAATACGCCGAAGCGGTGTGCGCGGTCACCTACCGCGAGGTCGACGCGACGGGCAAGTATGTCGGCGGGCCGATGTACTATCTGCGCAACGGCGTCGGCGAATTCGCTCCCGAGCTCGGCAAGTGGCTGGGAATCGCATTCGCAGTTTTCGGAGCGGTCGCCGCGTTCGGAATCGGCAATGCGGTGCAGGTCAACTCCATGGCGGCCGTGCTGATCGACAGCTTCGGGGTGCCGACATGGGTGACCGGGGTGGTCGTCGCGGCGCTGGTAGGCATCGTCGTCATCGGCGGAATCCGGCGGATCGGCGATGTCGCAGGCAAGCTGGTGCCGGCGATGATCGTGCTCTATCTGGGCGCGGCGTTGCTGATCCTCGCCATCAACGTCACCGCGATCCCGGACGCGATCGGCATGATCTTCACCTATGCCTTCACGCCGGCCGCCGCGACGGGCGGCTTTGCCGGGGCGGCTGTCGCCGCCGCGATCCGCTTCGGGATCGCGCGCGGGGTGTTCTCGAACGAGGCCGGCCTGGGCTCGGCCGCCATCGCGCACGCGGCGGCGCAGACCAACAGCCCGGTGCGCCAGGGCCTCATCGCCATGCTCGGCACCTTCATCGACACCATCATCGTGTGCACGATGACGGCGCTGGTGATCCTGACCTCCGGGGCGTGGACGATGACCGGCTCGGACGGCGGCGGGCTGACCGGCGCGGTGCTGACCTCGACCGGTTTCCAGGCCTCCATAGCCGGCGGCCAGTATATCGTGACCATCGCGCTGGCGGTGTTCGCGTTCACCACCATTCTCGGCTGGTCCTATTACGGCGAACGGTGCTGGCAATACCTGTTCAGGGAGAAGAGTCTGTTCATATACCGCGGGTTATGGGTGGCCGCTGCGCTCGCCTTCGCCAACGTCAAGGTGGATCTGGTGTGGAACCTGTCGGACACCCTTAACGGGCTGATGGCAATCCCCAACCTGATCGGGCTGTTGCTGCTGGCGCCCATGGTCTTCAAGGTCACGCGGGAGTATTTCGACGATATCGGCAAACCGCTCGGGTAA